One genomic region from Candidatus Spechtbacteria bacterium encodes:
- a CDS encoding type II toxin-antitoxin system RelE/ParE family toxin has protein sequence MDVTFFNSSIEEFLSSINTDSSAKSYRQIKLLRTFGDKLRMPYSRQISTNLYELRVHARQEVRLLYCFYKQKAVILHVFIKKSQKTPKKEISIAQGRISALTTL, from the coding sequence ATGGATGTAACTTTCTTTAATTCAAGCATAGAAGAATTTTTATCATCTATAAATACAGATTCTTCTGCTAAATCTTACAGGCAAATAAAGCTACTTAGAACATTCGGCGATAAGTTGCGGATGCCATACTCCAGACAAATCTCAACCAATCTATATGAGTTACGCGTACATGCTCGCCAAGAAGTTAGGTTGTTGTATTGCTTTTATAAGCAAAAGGCGGTTATATTACATGTTTTCATAAAAAAATCTCAGAAAACTCCTAAAAAAGAGATTAGTATTGCGCAGGGCAGAATTTCTGCGTTGACGACCTTATAA
- a CDS encoding helix-turn-helix transcriptional regulator, whose amino-acid sequence MEKFQPVSFDKSLAKALKDPKFKKAYDAMDLEFSIIEQVIRRRLEKGMSQKQLANKIGTKQSAISRLEGGSANPSVAFLEKVSKALGGKLRISI is encoded by the coding sequence ATGGAAAAATTTCAACCTGTATCATTTGATAAATCTTTAGCCAAAGCCCTTAAAGATCCTAAATTCAAAAAGGCATACGATGCCATGGATTTAGAGTTTAGTATTATTGAACAGGTTATTAGAAGGCGATTAGAGAAAGGAATGAGCCAGAAACAGTTGGCAAATAAAATTGGCACTAAGCAATCTGCAATTTCCAGGCTTGAGGGCGGTAGCGCTAATCCGTCTGTAGCTTTTTTAGAAAAAGTATCTAAAGCTCTGGGCGGAAAATTGCGTATTTCAATTTAA
- a CDS encoding site-2 protease family protein translates to MEIILFLVILIFSVVVHEVSHGLAANALGDPTARMMGRLTLNPIVHIDPIGSIIVPLMLVISAQLGAPLMLFGWAKPVPYNPYNLSNQQWGPAMVGLAGPAANFAIAIVFGIALRFLPLSSLGQGTPLDAVSVVFSVIVYLNLVLGVFNLMPIPPLDGSKLLFAIPGLPWQAKIFMERYGLILVVMFIVLGFSAAIFPIVSFLFQIITGHPINLFF, encoded by the coding sequence ATGGAAATCATTCTCTTTCTCGTCATTCTCATTTTTTCTGTTGTTGTGCACGAAGTTTCGCACGGCCTCGCGGCTAACGCTCTTGGCGACCCTACGGCTCGCATGATGGGGCGGTTGACATTAAACCCTATCGTGCACATTGACCCAATAGGTTCTATAATAGTGCCTTTGATGTTGGTAATATCGGCACAACTTGGCGCGCCCTTGATGTTGTTTGGCTGGGCAAAGCCGGTGCCATATAATCCTTACAATCTTTCAAATCAGCAGTGGGGGCCTGCGATGGTGGGGCTAGCGGGCCCTGCGGCTAACTTTGCCATTGCAATAGTGTTTGGCATCGCGTTGCGTTTTCTACCATTATCATCCCTGGGGCAAGGAACTCCACTTGATGCTGTAAGTGTTGTATTTAGCGTTATTGTGTACCTCAATCTTGTTCTTGGGGTTTTTAACCTTATGCCAATTCCGCCGCTGGATGGCTCCAAGCTATTATTCGCAATTCCGGGATTGCCTTGGCAGGCAAAAATATTCATGGAGCGTTACGGGCTTATACTCGTTGTCATGTTTATCGTTCTAGGATTTTCAGCGGCAATTTTTCCGATTGTCTCGTTTCTTTTTCAGATAATCACAGGTCATCCAATAAATTTGTTTTTCTAA
- the rpsL gene encoding 30S ribosomal protein S12, which translates to MPTIHQLVKRSRKNPKKKNKTPALRRNFNVLKNRPSLSFSPFKRGVCTSVRTVTPKKPNSALRKVARVRLTNGMEVTAYIPGEGHNLQEHSIVMIRGGRVKDLPGVRYHIVRGVLDASGVEGRKNSRSMYGTKKNAAVKGKK; encoded by the coding sequence ATGCCCACAATACATCAGCTTGTAAAGCGATCTCGTAAAAATCCTAAGAAGAAAAATAAAACGCCGGCGCTCCGACGTAATTTTAATGTACTGAAAAATCGTCCATCATTAAGTTTTTCTCCATTTAAGAGGGGCGTATGCACGAGCGTAAGAACAGTCACTCCAAAGAAGCCGAACTCCGCTTTGCGTAAAGTGGCGCGCGTGCGCCTGACTAACGGCATGGAAGTTACAGCCTACATCCCGGGCGAAGGTCACAACCTACAAGAACACTCAATTGTTATGATTCGAGGCGGCCGCGTGAAGGACTTGCCGGGTGTGCGTTATCACATTGTCCGTGGAGTGCTGGACGCTTCAGGAGTTGAAGGCCGAAAGAACAGCCGATCTATGTATGGAACTAAGAAAAACGCAGCAGTTAAAGGTAAAAAATAA
- the rpsG gene encoding 30S ribosomal protein S7, which translates to MRKSNIAKRVASPDPKFNNPTIGKFINYIMVEGKKSVARRVVYGAFDIIAEKTKKDPIEIFDEALKNAAPLMELKSRRVGGANYQVPLQVRGERRSIIAMKWIINAAQAKKGAPMAKKLSDELMAAARNEGAAIKKKEDTHRMAQANRAFSHFA; encoded by the coding sequence ATGCGTAAGTCAAATATTGCAAAGCGCGTTGCTTCACCCGATCCAAAATTCAACAACCCCACCATTGGTAAGTTTATAAACTATATAATGGTGGAAGGCAAGAAGTCTGTTGCCCGACGCGTGGTGTACGGCGCGTTTGATATTATTGCGGAAAAAACAAAAAAAGATCCGATTGAGATTTTTGACGAAGCGTTGAAAAACGCAGCTCCTTTGATGGAGCTCAAGTCCCGCCGCGTTGGTGGCGCTAACTACCAAGTGCCTTTGCAGGTGCGCGGAGAACGCCGTTCTATTATCGCTATGAAGTGGATTATTAACGCCGCGCAGGCCAAGAAAGGCGCCCCGATGGCAAAGAAACTTTCTGATGAACTAATGGCTGCGGCGCGTAACGAAGGCGCCGCGATTAAGAAGAAAGAAGATACCCACCGCATGGCACAAGCTAATCGCGCATTTTCACATTTTGCTTAA
- the fusA gene encoding elongation factor G produces the protein MPRLYTLEKTRNIGIIAHIDAGKTTVTERILFYTGISHKIGEVHEGAAIMDWMEQERERGITITSAATTCFWIPTEFPRDDKSHENRFNIIDTPGHVDFTVEVERSMRVLDGGVVVFDGVAGVEPQSETVWRQADKYRVPRICFINKLDRMGASFDRSLQSIKNRLTTNAVAIQIPVGEESNFNGVIDLLTQKHVRFEGEHGERIIHEEIPANLKEKADAMRAVMMERIVEQDDSLMERYLNGGEISVDELRAVLRKATIANDLVPVLCGSALKNQGVQLMLDGVVYYLPNPTETHEIKGEDPKTGEEVRRNIADTDPFTSLAFKIANDPFVGQLVYFRVYAGVLMKGSYVLNASTGNKERIGRIVRMHANQREEVDEVYAGDIAAAVGLKGTTTGNTLCDPDHPILLENIVFPEPVISVRIEPKTRADQEKMGIALHRLTEEDPTFRVRTDEETAEVIISGMGELHLEIIVDRMMREFGVQANIGRPQVAYRETIKNTAEAEGKYIRQTGGRGQYGHVWLRVEPMEQGAGYEFINAIKGGIIPQEYIPAVGKGVKEAMDRGVLAGFPMVDVKVTLYDGSYHDVDSSEAAFKIAGSIAFQEATRSAKIVLLEPIMKVETITPDDHLGDVTGDLSSKRAQIEEMGERGILKTVHALVPLAEMFGYATQLRSMTQGRGSYSMEFSHYAEVPNNIAMGIVEGRKK, from the coding sequence ATGCCTCGTCTCTATACTCTTGAAAAAACACGAAATATCGGCATTATCGCACACATTGACGCGGGTAAAACTACAGTTACCGAGCGTATTTTATTTTACACTGGTATTTCCCATAAAATAGGCGAGGTGCACGAGGGCGCCGCGATTATGGACTGGATGGAGCAGGAGCGAGAGCGCGGCATTACTATTACTTCCGCGGCCACGACTTGTTTTTGGATTCCGACAGAGTTTCCTCGCGACGATAAAAGCCATGAAAATCGTTTTAATATTATAGATACTCCAGGGCACGTGGATTTTACCGTAGAAGTAGAGCGCTCTATGCGCGTGCTGGACGGCGGCGTGGTGGTGTTTGACGGGGTTGCTGGCGTTGAGCCACAATCAGAAACAGTATGGCGACAGGCGGACAAATACCGCGTGCCACGCATTTGTTTTATAAATAAACTTGACCGCATGGGCGCTAGTTTTGATCGCAGCCTTCAGTCTATCAAAAATCGTCTCACCACAAACGCGGTGGCAATCCAAATTCCAGTAGGTGAAGAAAGCAATTTTAATGGCGTTATTGACTTACTGACGCAAAAACACGTCCGTTTTGAGGGCGAGCACGGCGAGCGCATAATTCATGAAGAAATCCCAGCGAACTTAAAAGAAAAAGCAGATGCGATGCGCGCCGTGATGATGGAAAGGATTGTAGAACAAGACGACAGTTTGATGGAGCGATATCTAAACGGAGGTGAAATCAGCGTGGACGAGCTTCGCGCGGTGTTGCGCAAAGCAACAATTGCAAATGATCTAGTGCCTGTTTTGTGCGGAAGCGCGCTGAAAAATCAGGGCGTACAGCTCATGCTCGATGGTGTAGTTTACTATTTACCAAATCCGACAGAAACCCACGAGATTAAAGGGGAAGACCCTAAGACTGGAGAAGAAGTTCGCCGGAATATAGCGGATACCGATCCGTTTACTTCTCTTGCTTTCAAAATCGCAAACGACCCCTTTGTGGGCCAGTTGGTGTACTTTCGTGTTTACGCCGGAGTGCTTATGAAGGGTTCGTATGTGTTGAACGCCAGCACCGGCAATAAGGAGCGCATTGGTCGCATCGTGCGTATGCATGCAAATCAGCGAGAAGAGGTGGACGAGGTATATGCGGGGGATATCGCGGCGGCAGTTGGACTGAAGGGTACAACTACCGGTAACACGCTTTGTGATCCCGACCATCCGATTCTTCTTGAAAATATTGTATTCCCAGAGCCAGTTATTTCCGTGCGCATTGAACCGAAGACTCGCGCCGACCAAGAGAAGATGGGTATCGCGCTTCATCGCCTCACGGAGGAAGACCCGACCTTCCGAGTCAGAACCGACGAAGAAACTGCCGAGGTTATTATCTCCGGCATGGGCGAGCTTCACCTTGAGATTATCGTTGATCGCATGATGCGCGAGTTTGGCGTGCAGGCAAATATCGGCAGGCCGCAAGTTGCGTATCGCGAAACTATTAAAAATACAGCAGAGGCAGAAGGAAAATATATTCGCCAAACCGGCGGTCGCGGACAATACGGCCATGTGTGGCTTCGCGTGGAGCCGATGGAGCAGGGAGCAGGCTACGAATTTATTAATGCTATTAAGGGAGGTATTATTCCCCAAGAATATATTCCTGCGGTTGGAAAGGGCGTGAAGGAAGCGATGGATCGCGGCGTGCTGGCAGGGTTTCCCATGGTTGACGTTAAGGTTACGCTTTATGACGGATCTTACCATGACGTTGACTCTTCTGAAGCGGCCTTTAAGATTGCGGGTTCTATCGCATTTCAAGAGGCAACGCGCAGCGCAAAGATTGTTCTCCTTGAGCCGATTATGAAAGTTGAAACTATTACGCCGGACGATCACCTCGGGGATGTTACGGGCGATTTGAGTTCTAAGCGCGCGCAAATTGAAGAAATGGGCGAGCGAGGAATCTTGAAGACCGTACACGCTCTCGTGCCACTTGCGGAAATGTTTGGCTACGCAACACAATTGAGGTCAATGACACAAGGTCGAGGAAGCTACAGCATGGAGTTTAGCCACTACGCGGAGGTGCCGAATAATATCGCGATGGGGATTGTGGAAGGGAGGAAGAAGTAA